From Triticum urartu cultivar G1812 chromosome 2, Tu2.1, whole genome shotgun sequence, a single genomic window includes:
- the LOC125540914 gene encoding sex determination protein tasselseed-2-like produces the protein MTALDFMPAEKPPQAGSVALGTTTHNAAAAAAMRVREFVQQRRLEGKVAIVTGGARGIGEAIVRAFVRHGARVVIADIDDAAGEALAAALGGALCSYVHCDVSVEADVERAVGCCVARYGRLDVLCNNAGVLGQQTPPSGAGAGAKSGGIATLDAAEFDRVLRVNTLGAALGMKHAARAMLQRRGAGGSIVSVASVAGVLGGMGPHAYTASKHALVGLTKNAACELGEHGIRVNCVSPFGVATPMLVNAWRHSHHDEDEDGSAAAPVSAEEVEKAEEMVRGMATLKGTTLRAGDIAEAALFLASEESRYISGHNLVVDGGVTTSRNVIGL, from the coding sequence ATGACCGCTCTCGACTTCATGCCCGCCGAGAAGCCCCCCCAAGCCGGCAGCGTCGCTCTTGGCACCACCACCCACaatgccgccgccgctgccgccatGCGGGTGCGCGAGTTCGTCCAGCAGAGGAGGCTGGAGGGGAAGGTGGCCATCGTCACCGGCGGGGCGCGCGGGATCGGGGAGGCGATCGTGCGCGCGTTCGTCCGGCACGGCGCGCGCGTGGTGATCGCCGACATCGACGACGCGGCGGGCGAGGCTCTGGCTGCCGCGCTGGGCGGCGCCCTCTGCAGCTACGTGCACTGCGACGTGTCGGTGGAGGCCGACGTGGAGCGCGCGGTCGGTTGCTGCGTGGCGCGGTACGGGCGGCTGGACGTCCTCTGCAACAACGCCGGCGTGCTGGGCCAGCAGACGCCGCCCTCGGGAGCGGGCGCGGGCGCCAAGAGCGGCGGCATCGCGACCCTGGACGCCGCCGAGTTCGACCGGGTGCTGCGCGTGAACACGCTCGGCGCGGCCCTCGGCATGAAGCACGCGGCGCGGGCCATGCTGCAGCGCCGCGGCGCAGGCGGGAGCATCGTGTCGGTGGCGAGCGTGGCCGGCGTGCTGGGCGGGATGGGCCCGCATGCGTACACGGCGTCGAAGCACGCGCTGGTGGGGCTGACCAAGAACGCGGCCTGCGAGCTCGGGGAGCACGGCATCCGCGTGAACTGCGTGTCCCCCTTCGGCGTGGCCACGCCAATGCTGGTGAATGCGTGGCGCCACAGCCACCATGATGAAGATGAAGACGGGAGCGCGGCGGCGCCGGTGAGCGCGGAGGAGGTGGAGAAGGCGGAGGAGATGGTGCGCGGCATGGCGACGCTCAAGGGCACGACGTTGAGGGCAGGGGACATCGCGGAGGCGGCGCTGTTCCTGGCCAGCGAGGAGTCGAGGTACATCTCCGGGCACAACCTCGTCGTCGACGGCGGCGTCACCACCTCCAGGAACGTCATCGGGCTGTGA